Below is a window of Rhipicephalus sanguineus isolate Rsan-2018 chromosome 9, BIME_Rsan_1.4, whole genome shotgun sequence DNA.
AATCATCGCCACAAGTTCGCTAACGGTTCAGACTTAAGAGTCGGTACTGCTTTCAGCTTGACATGTTACGTGCGCGTATTGTTCGAAAGTGCATAAATTTAAGCCTCGTACACGTCACAAAACTAGCTCCGCTTACTGATTTCTACAAAGTTAGAAAATCCATAGAAATACAGGTAAGCCTTTTAAGCTCATGCGCTGGTGTCTATAGTCTTCTACGTAACGTAGAGGGTGAAGGATGCATGCCGGGTACGCGAAAAGAAAGAGTTACACACAGAAATGTATAACGTACATGTAGGCACTTGTATGTATGAGGTGAGTGTGCACATTGAGGCCATTAGCCTGTCGTAGGAAAACGCTTATTCTATGTTTAAACATCGGGCTTTTCGGTGCAGTAATGCTTTTACGTGGACGGTGAAATAGAAACCAGACGgcaagacatgaaaaattcaaacatggtAAGCGAAGACTCGACTGTGTTCTGAAAATGCTCCTCCGGCCATTCTTGAATGGCAACATGATACCAAATATATGTGCGTGTCAGTCTTCATATTACGGCATGATCGATTAgtcgggataaaaaaaaaaagataagtccattttcaaaaaacaaaaaagcctgGTTAAAACGAGCACGTGCGATAGGCTCGGCGGTGTTAACGAAATGAAAGTTCTCTCTTTTATAGCGTCTGAAATTAGTGAATACATTTGCTTCTGGAATCGCAGTGCTATGCCTTCAGTGTCGATGCGACCACTCGCAAGATACGGCTCGCGCAATACTAGGACACTTGTATCGACACCTTTGTGAAAATTTCGTTCTTTATGCGTTACTAGAAAGGTAGCGCTATACGATAACACTCTCTCAGACGTGAGATCAGTCATCTAGAACCAAGAAGAAAGGCGTTTCATTGTGCTAAGGCACCTGTGAAGAGGAACGGAAGACAGCCAACGTTTTTTTAGTTCGTAATGAATAACAACATCTCAAAAGCAAAGACAAATAAAAGACGTAGACAAAACACCCAATCTGTAGGAATAACGCCTTCGGCATTGTGGGAATTATAATAAAGAATCAGCAGTGCCCTGAAAAACTAACACGAAGACAGCGGCATACAAAGCAGATGTGTCAATATGCTTTACGATTCACTTGAAAAGGATttagtttttttattgtttggtTTTGTTTCCTTTACTACCTCCAATCTTCATTACCTACAGTGTCACAATGCTCTCGTGGGGAACGAACAGCAACATCTACAGCGAAAACTACagcaaaaatttatttttttctgtatgcTATTGCGTTTCAGCTTTCGTTTATTATATGGGTAAACCAACTCTAAAGAACTTATCTCCGGTTCTTGGAACACTTAGAACAACTAACTACATTCATATACCAATTAATTACAATAACTAAAGAACCACACATTTGCCAATAATGGAGTCACTAAGGATCACTACGGGAGACAGCAAAAAGACACCCTGCACCGTCTACGTATCGTCTGGGAACTCGTTCGTACACTTATTTTGCCTTGGTGCGTCCGTTATTTTGACTTGTGTACTTTagcgaagttcttttttttttctctaaatgcTATTAGCTGGAAAAATATATTTATCTACTACTTAGACTTGGAGCTTGTCTCTTTAAAACGTAAATGCGCTTAGACTGTGGAAACATGTTTTGGCACTGTCGAAAATCTTGCTTTTTATCAAAcgtagaaaagaagaaaaaaagaagcaaaagaagcagGTTCTTAGAGAACTCTTTCCTTGAGGCGTTTCATGGCGCTAGGTGTCGAGAGCATGGATTCGGTAAAAGCCTGTCAAGTATCATTTTCTGTAACTCCTTCATTCTTTTTAAGCGTCAGCAACAACGCTGAGCCCTGGCATTGTCTTTAGTGTATGATGTTTACCGTCCTTGAACATCTTAAGTGCGACGTCAGTTTTAAAGACGATCAACGAAGTGCATCTAGTAAATCCGGAAAAAGCTTGAATGGACATGGTTTGCAACCAGGAGTGGAGTCTGTTCTGTTTTATCATGGGCTTCTGCacacttaacaaaaaaaaatcactctCTCCTGCCTCCCCTGGCACTTTTGTCGGCAATAGGCAGGAAACATTTTAAAAGCACGAGTAAGTAAGTGCCTTTGACAGTTTTATATAAACACGTGGAgttttatatatattgtaattAGGAACAGTTACAATCGAGAAATCTCTCATGTTCATGACGTCCCATCGCATGAGCTCGGCTTCTTGTGTACCAAGAAAGCTTCGCCGGCAGCGCCATTACAAAAAATGTGTCATTTGGCCATTCCTACGGTGCCTGTGCTTACCCGTTTCAAAGTAGCACTAAAGCTTTCGAAAACAGTTATCGCCAGTTTCCTAGCTCCTCCAACTTTTAGGACTTTGATGCAGCTCATGTTTGTCAGTGCTCTTTGATAGGTGAGCTGGTGTTTTGGAGAAGGCAAAACGAAAAAATTCTATCGCTTTACTGACCGGCCTGGCAAATAGGCGGGTTGTAGTGGATGAACACTTGCCGCACTGCGCGGCTAATGCGTTGCCCTCACCTTGTTTACTTAAGACTTCACACCTGTACACAGAAAGCTAAAAACTTGGTTCATTTTCCTGTATCGGTTTGAAGAACTACGAAGAATCACCTAATTACTTTCTCTTTCCAAATATTTTTTTCGTGAGCATGAAATTGGCAGCTGAAATAAATAGCAGGCACAAGTTGTATGGTATGTGGAGAGTATCACTTGTAATAATCTATgcttatttgcatggtcagcaaaaAAAAGTTTCACCTGATGGACATGGCTGATTGTGTCAAGCCTTGAGTAGCTACGCAGTAAGAAGCTTACTCTACCTTAATCGGCTCTCAGAAGTAGCCGCATGGCGCGATACACTTCCCATAAATATACTCCTTGAGCTAACCTATAAAATGAGCGCTTTGTCTCTTTACGCTGCAAActtgtggcagcactatactcaCTCCGAGAATAATTGTCTGTTCGATCACGTATAGTAAATCGCCTTAATTATTGTTGAGGCACTTCCATAGTAACCCGTTAAGTTGAACTGTTAAACCAGTCGGCCCGCGATATGAGGGTTTGTGGAGAATTCGAGCGTGAGTTGAGAGAATATGAGCGCCGGCTAGCCTCTTTATGGAACGTGACCATCCATGGCTCGATTTTTATTATATAACCAGAGGCTCGATCTATCGACAAATACGAAAAACAAaattcacacggtcccttatgcaatcgctcAAGATGACACGAAGGCGAcagccatattctttttcttctcagtcgtgtGTATTGATACCTCCCGAAAGTTTTCTGCGCCttacgtggttttgtactgcctgcGGTATCgcgggcattgcaagctttctgcatctcacggaGGTTTGCACTTCCTCTGGGCTGCGAGGAGACCAtcacccatcttctctgtgagtgtcttCGTTTCAGTGCACCAAGAAAAGAAGTATCAAAAGTGttagatagacttgacaatcgcccattgtcCGAGGAAAAGGTCTTAGGACACTGACCGAGAACGTGTTCGGCACGGAAGactttgagagcgttgttgcgatTCTTGCGAACAACTTGTCTTAGAGACATACTTTAAGAAGAGTAGTTTATCATATtactgttctcttttttttttctctcttgttttTTAAGATCTCTTTTGCATAATCTCTTACTCACCTTACCCCCTTTcctagcacagggtagccagctggtCTGAAAAGTGGctaatctttctctttctttaccttTACCGAAACCCCTTGACGAGTAGCAGgcaacccgctttccaggccgacctctcatccttcttgtcattaaacatcttcttcGTCTCCTtgtcattttgtttttcttttcctcttcctgatccgggatcggcctacctttgccCAAACGATGATGCCGTGTGGTgacatgttatgtgacgtcacagtaaagtcatgatgatgtcacaagctTTGGCGATCTgctacgtcatgatgacgttgtagtgggacgtcatcacatgacctttgtgtcactcgtgctgacgctgaCGCTACCGACAGTCAACTTTCGAgttctgatgaggcatctatgcaTTTCGCCTTAATATTAACCCATCGTTGATGCCTGCATCGATTCATACACTTCGCTTCTTACGAGGAGCTTAACTATATAAAAATAATTACTGTCCATTTTAAAAACAGCTCTCGGCGGAATATGATCGCTTCCGGTATGATGAAATCACGGTCATAGTATAAGCTTGACCGGTTCCTACAGACCACAGTTTTCCGCACTTGCAGATGGCCGCTATACCCGGGGGCTGCGGGTATTGAAGAAACAGACGACAACGATGTCGTGCTGGGTCTTTTCGCCGAACGGCATCCGAACATTGCCGCATGCTTGCGCCAATGTTCGCTCACGATGAGCCGTGACGTGCAGGCTGATCCCGTTCTTGCCCTGGACATTTAATGTAAAGGGCTGCTACCCCTCAATTTTGCACGGAATATTGTGAATGAGGCGGTAGGTGTAGATGACTACGCATGGTCTTGCAAGCGCTTTTGCATTGAAAGCAGAAAACTTTTGGACAGAACGGGAAAAAGTGGGTTTGCCACGAATCGACTGGACAGATAGCGTGTCCAGAAGGTGCGCGAATGGTTTGCAAGGAAGTGATGCTTATTCTTTTAAACTATCTGGTATAAACTAAACTAAGTGACACTTGATGAACATAATATTGGAAAGATACGCTCGGGCAGAgcaattgccggccaggtctgccagaTCTACCAGGCTATAACCCCCTGTAGCGACAACATCACCACCACAATCAGCTGTCACGTCATCAAATCCACAATCCCTGTGTTGTGAGTGCGAGTGTGCCGACAGGTGGTAACTGGAGCTAAGATTgtgtatgcttgctctaaactAGGGGGCGAAGGAATGGCTCGTAACAGTCATAGTCGGAAACGCTAGCTCATAGGGCGAAATGTTCACTTATAAATACGTTCACTCATGCTCACTCACAGCCATTTCGAAGGTCTGAGTATGAGTGCGAGTGAGTACCCCCGATTATGAGTAGACATACGTATGAATTTGTGTACATTTAACTATGAGGAGAGAGAAACGAGGAAAAACGCGAGATCGCAAATACGCATTCTGCTAACAACGTACGGAGAAAGCTCTTTTATGAACTGTTTCTTTTATAATAAATTCACCAACACTCACCCAACGGAAATTTGAGTGCTGGCGCGGGCGTTGAAAAGGGATTTCGTATCAGATTCACTGAACACATAGTTTGTACGTTCATGCGAGCGCACTCCTAAAGGGCGCAACGCGCGAACTTATCCGCCGGCCTTCAACTCTAAAATTAGCGTCTCCGTCTTCATTTCCGTTCGGCGGGGCGCTGACACTTCCGATGCGCCACTCAAGCCACTGCATTCGATAGCAAACATTGTCACGTCGTAGGCTGTGGCTACCAACTTAcgcttttcatgtttttttttcgttttttttttgtgctgtatgTATTTAACGCATGTTTGAACCGCCTCGACGGCACGATTCGTTTAAATGAAAAATCGAACATCAGCAAATTAGAGCTATGAATTAACAACTATAGAAAGAGAAGTTTATGTGTATCCGCAATATTCGCCTGCTATCTGCGGAATCGATCCTCATTTTCTAAATGGAATTCCCAGAAGTAGAACACACGGCTGTGTTGCCTGTTTGTCGCAGGCCAAAGCACGTGTAAACCCTCGCTGCTGTGCTTGCTGATTTGGCGCGTCTATAAGGAAACGCAGGTTTACGGCCGGTGTTTTGTCTCCCACGAATTTCGATTTGCAACTTCTTAAAGTTGTTTTGTTAATTCCATAATCACCATGCCCATCACCATCCACAAATTGAACACATCATCAAATCTGGAGCTATCGATGATGCTTACGTGTCTTAACTGCTCTTAGGGATTTTCTTATGGACATATTTTCTTTGAGGAGTACATCTTACacagtggtggtggcggtggtggtgatgatgttaCTATAGGCAGGGTTAGCCAGGCATATTTCATCTGTACTGTGTAGAGGAAACACTGGCATCGTCCGCGTCCTCACATGATTGAAATTCACTGTTGTTGCTTGGCAGGTATGGTGTCAAGCTACTAGGCTTGAGGATGCGGGTTCTATTTCTTGTCACGGCAGCCGCACACTTCGATCGGGGCAAAGTGCAAGAACACCTGTGAACTTACACCGACACGCACACTAAAAGGAGCACCATGTGGTCGAAATAATCAGGGGTCCCCCACGACGGCCTTCCCCATTACTACATAATCACATGGCACGCAATAATAAATCAGTATCCTAGTGCTGGCAAACGATAAAGAAAATTAACACACATtctaactatagtcggatacaactttagaagtctgcagcatatccttctcaaaggcggatgcacaccaTAGCGCATCCGTCAGCCATTGGTGCATGCTATATTTTATATAGCATGCCCCACTGGCTGACGCCATGAGCCGGACCGCCGGTGACCACAACcttggagaacattgccgagtgcaggAGCGGGACTACTTTTTTAATCGCAGTGGCGATTGGCTGCttcgcttcggtcatctgggtggggcctctccgggCCTCTTAAGTTGCAGCATGCTATAGACGCTGTTTTTTCTTCTATGTAAGCGGCGAAGAAAGCTGTAGGAAGCCGTGTCTCGCTTTGCATCTTTACCTTCAACGGTGCAATTTCGAAACACACAAAAAGTAATTCCGAATAAGTGTCACGGCAGCGAATCGAGCAACCCAGTCCAAAACAAAAGTAGACATCGGATACTTTCAAGATAGCCAATACAAGAAAGTGAAGGGGAAGGGAACTCAAACGCAGAAAGATGTAGCATTGAACAGTCTTTAGCTTGTTGTTGTCACAttgtgatgatgggttcgtgggccctcagacacagacagagtcaaggacaagaaaacatttatacacaacactcatcaaaagacaaatacatacacatacacttgctggacactaacatacacaagtactcttccctaaagcctcagtcctagcagtcctatacgactacgcgagtatccgcgcgtcctgcctagtacggagtctatcgttccgtagacgtcactcacggcaggacgcgcggatactcgcgtggacgtataggactgctaggactgaggctttagggaagagtacttgtgtatgttagtgtccagcaagtgtatgtgtatgtatttgtcttttgatgagtgttgtgtataaatgttttcttgtccttgactctgtctgtgtctgagggcccacgaacccatcatcacaaTTTGGCGAGCCTATGCCAGGATGGCTTATTAAAATCTGAAGCCATTACTCAGATACAGCCTGTGTCATGGAGAAGGAAAGATTTATTGCACTTGGCCGAGAGCTAGGATTGGAGAATGCTGAGCTCAGAGACTGGGTAGAACGAGAGTGCGCTCAAGCTCGCGATGAACGCGCTAAAGAACGCGAGGTtgcaaaagaaaatgaagcgcgACAACAAAAGCTACTGGAGCAGCAGCAGAAAGTGCAAGAACAGGAGCTAAAGATTTTGGAGCTGAAGCTTCGACTTCAGGAAATCGCGGGAAGACAATCAGCCGAGGCTGGTGAACCAGGGGGATCTGCCACGAGCACTACACGTGCACCGGATGTGTGCAGTCCTCATAAATTGATTCCGCCCTTCAATGAAGCTCGGGACGACCTCGACGCGTACCTGCAGCGATTTGAACGGGTCGCAACGTGTCAAGGGTGGCCGCGTGAAAAGTGGGCTCTTTCCCTTAGCCTATGTATGACGGGAGAAGCACTAACCGTCATAGGCCGGTTAGATCCAACAGCCGCGCTGAATTATGATCAGCTAAGAGCAGCGCTTCTCCAGAGGTTCCGCTATACTGCGGAAGGTTACCGTGAAAAGTTTCGTAAAGCCAAGCCCGAAGAGAACGAGACTGGTCTACAGTATGCTGCAAGACTCTCCGGTTACTTTGACCGTTGGCTGGAGATGGGCAAAACGGAGACAAGCTTTGCTAGCTTGAGAGAATTAATAATTTGTGAGCAGTTCATGAAGGGTTGTTCTCCAGCACTCAGGATCTTTCTCAAGGAAAGAAGTTGCAAGACACTGAGTTCGCTGTGCGAGACTGCGGACAACTTCATGGAAGCGCAGGCGCTCACAAACTTAGGAAAAGAACGGATTCCCAAGGAACCAGGACCGTCGGTGTCGAAGTCGGAGTCTGCGAAGAAGATGGAGAAGGCCTCAAGTCGCTGTTACCTGTGTGACAAGGCAGGCCATCGCGCAGCTGACTGCTGGTCCCGCACGAAAGGGAATACTGCCAGCCGATGTGAAGTATGTCAGAAACGTGGTCACAGCAGTGACAGATGCCCCGGTAAGAAATTTAGCAAAGACCAGGCATCATGTATGCTGTCGGAGAAACAGGAAACTGTGACATCTGAACAACATAAGAGTGGCTACGTTGTTCTCCAAGACGGTGAAACAATACCCATCGTCAATGTCACATCAAGTCGACGATCTGAGACCGTTGGAGTCACTGATATGCCTGTTGTGAAGGGGTTCCTAGAGAACAGACCAGTGCATGTACTTCGAGACACCGGTTGTAACACGGTCGTCGTGCGGCAATCCTTGGTTCCTAAGGAGAAGTTCACGGGAACAACTAGTCCAGTGTACTTACTGGACCGCACCGTGCGATACCTCCCAGAGGCAAAAGtatttttgcaatgtaaattGTTTACTGGGGAGGTACTAGTTAAGTGTATGACTGACCCATTATACGACGTCATTTTGGGCAACATCAAGGGCGCAGAATTGCCGGATACGTTACCTCCAAATAAGTCAGCACCACATGGCCATGTGGAAACAAGGCATGCACCGTGCACAGACTCTAGCAAAGTAAATGCTGTCACTGGTGCGCAGAATGTATCTGGCGATTTGCCCGCATCCCAACCAAGATCGAATGCAAAGGAAGCGTATGAACGCTCACGTGAAGACATGGAAAAGCGGCCCCAACCTGAAGAAGTCCTCGTTGGGAAAGCAGGAGAAACGAGGAAGCATACTTCCTTACCTGTGATGACGCTGCCTGCTTTAGAAGTGGGAAGTGAGGCGCTTAAAAAATACCAGGCGGATGACGAAACTTTACGAAATTGTTTCGAGGCGGTTGGGAAGAAAATCGTGTCGAACGATCGGGAAACGGTGTTTTTCATTCGGCACGGAACCTTATTCCGCAGGCACAAGTTGCCAGATGGGACTGAATTGGAGCAACTTGTTGTACCACGACAGTTGCGTGAGGTGGTGCTGAAACTAGCCCACGAAGGCATTTTAGCGGGTCATCAAGGTATCACGAAGACAGTGAGCAGGGTCACTGGAGACTTCTACTGGCCGGGTGTCCAATCCGACACAAAACGCTTCGTGAAATCTTGCGACATCTGTCAACGGACGGTGCCACGTCACCTGGTGGGACGCGCTCCCTTGGGCACCACGCCTATCATCGAGACACCGTTTGCGAGAGTCGGCATCGATATTATCGGTCCATTGTCACCAACATCTGAAAGGGGCAATAGCTACGTACTGACAATGATAGATTTTGCAACGCGATACTCCGATGCGGTAGCACTTCCCTCCATTGAATCGAGGCAGGTTGCAGAGGGTCTCCTGGAAATGTTCTCCCGCGTCGGCATACCAAGAGAGATCATCAGTGATCGCGGCACATCTTTCATGTCAGCAGTCATGAAGGAGTTCAGTCGACTGCTTTCGTTCAAACAGC
It encodes the following:
- the LOC119405516 gene encoding uncharacterized protein LOC119405516, which translates into the protein MEKERFIALGRELGLENAELRDWVERECAQARDERAKEREVAKENEARQQKLLEQQQKVQEQELKILELKLRLQEIAGRQSAEAGEPGGSATSTTRAPDVCSPHKLIPPFNEARDDLDAYLQRFERVATCQGWPREKWALSLSLCMTGEALTVIGRLDPTAALNYDQLRAALLQRFRYTAEGYREKFRKAKPEENETGLQYAARLSGYFDRWLEMGKTETSFASLRELIICEQFMKGCSPALRIFLKERSCKTLSSLCETADNFMEAQALTNLGKERIPKEPGPSVSKSESAKKMEKASSRCYLCDKAGHRAADCWSRTKGNTASRCEVCQKRGHSSDRCPGKKFSKDQASCMLSEKQETVTSEQHKSGYVVLQDGETIPIVNVTSSRRSETVGVTDMPVVKGFLENRPVHVLRDTGCNTVVVRQSLVPKEKFTGTTSPVYLLDRTVRYLPEAKVFLQCKLFTGEVLVKCMTDPLYDVILGNIKGAELPDTLPPNKSAPHGHVETRHAPCTDSSKVNAVTGAQNVSGDLPASQPRSNAKEAYERSREDMEKRPQPEEVLVGKAGETRKHTSLPVMTLPALEVGSEALKKYQADDETLRNCFEAVGKKIVSNDRETVFFIRHGTLFRRHKLPDGTELEQLVVPRQLREVVLKLAHEGILAGHQGITKTVSRVTGDFYWPGVQSDTKRFVKSCDICQRTVPRHLVGRAPLGTTPIIETPFARVGIDIIGPLSPTSERGNSYVLTMIDFATRYSDAVALPSIESRQVAEGLLEMFSRVGIPREIISDRGTSFMSAVMKEFSRLLSFKQLPLRHTIPWLMV